A genomic window from Algoriphagus sp. Y33 includes:
- a CDS encoding histidine phosphatase family protein: MKQTLIILAIALFFAACSSEQNPKTIYIVRHAEKQLSEDDPELSVAGKARAVKLSQILADKEIKHVFSTDFRRTRLTAERTAKEAGVKIEVYDPKDHDQLVDQLRSLEGNILVVGHSNTIGQVANYFVGDGEKYADLKDFEYNFIYIVNLEKDGNSSVERKTYKDY; the protein is encoded by the coding sequence ATGAAACAAACCCTAATTATCCTGGCTATAGCACTTTTTTTTGCTGCATGTTCAAGTGAGCAAAATCCAAAAACCATTTACATCGTCCGTCATGCTGAAAAGCAGTTGTCCGAAGATGATCCTGAGCTTTCTGTAGCGGGAAAAGCCCGAGCTGTGAAACTTTCCCAGATCCTAGCTGACAAGGAGATCAAGCACGTTTTTAGTACAGATTTCCGTCGAACAAGATTAACTGCGGAGCGGACCGCAAAAGAAGCTGGCGTAAAGATAGAAGTTTATGATCCTAAAGACCATGATCAACTAGTAGACCAGTTGCGGAGTTTAGAAGGAAATATTTTAGTTGTTGGGCATAGCAATACGATTGGTCAAGTGGCCAATTATTTTGTAGGTGATGGTGAAAAATATGCTGATCTAAAGGATTTCGAATACAATTTCATTTACATAGTTAACCTCGAAAAAGACGGGAATTCGTCTGTTGAGAGGAAAACGTATAAGGATTATTGA
- a CDS encoding glycerol-3-phosphate dehydrogenase/oxidase, translating into MNRPENLRQLQDKAKIWDIAVIGGGSSGLGVALDAISRGLSVVLFEKADFAKGTSSRSTKLVHGGVRYLAQGDVGLVFEALKERGKLLKNAPHLAHNQPFIIPVFTAKDRFMYSVGLKVYDWMSGRLSLGKSQFISKEETLKRLPGLKPDGLYGGVVYHDGQFDDARLALNLAQSADEAGTCVLNYVSVNSLVKNADGKITGLHVSDKLTRKKYEVNAKMVVNATGVFADKILKMDNPEASKMIQPSQGIHLVLDLDFLGGKDALMIPKTRDGRVLFAVPWHGKLVIGTTDTLREKPKLEPEALQKEIDFVLETAAGYLAKKPTRADVKSVFAGLRPLARPKEGSTKTKEISRSHKVILSESGLVTLTGGKWTTFRKMGEDTVEYFTQVTGEKLKKSKSLDMKIHGATNRVPAGHWGIYGFDAQPIQDLLNENKAWEAKLHPDFPNIEAEVIWAVREEMAVKVEDVLARRIRMLFLDAQAAIDTALKVAKLMAEEMGKDEQWIESELADFHKTASKYLIKK; encoded by the coding sequence ATGAATCGCCCAGAAAACCTCAGACAACTACAGGACAAAGCTAAAATTTGGGATATAGCCGTCATCGGCGGAGGATCCTCAGGACTCGGAGTGGCATTGGATGCTATATCCAGGGGACTTTCGGTTGTTCTTTTCGAAAAAGCCGATTTTGCCAAAGGCACATCCAGCCGCAGCACCAAACTTGTCCATGGAGGAGTAAGGTACCTTGCCCAAGGTGATGTGGGGTTAGTCTTTGAAGCACTAAAAGAGCGGGGCAAGTTGTTGAAAAATGCTCCTCATTTAGCCCATAACCAACCGTTTATTATTCCGGTCTTCACTGCCAAAGACCGGTTTATGTATAGTGTCGGCCTGAAAGTGTACGACTGGATGTCGGGACGGTTGAGTCTGGGGAAATCTCAGTTTATCTCGAAAGAAGAAACGCTCAAGCGACTTCCGGGGCTAAAACCTGATGGCCTTTACGGAGGGGTAGTTTACCATGACGGGCAGTTTGACGATGCGCGGCTTGCGTTGAATCTCGCCCAGTCCGCAGATGAGGCAGGAACCTGTGTACTTAATTATGTCAGCGTAAATAGCCTAGTGAAGAATGCAGATGGGAAGATCACAGGGCTTCATGTCTCGGATAAACTGACACGGAAAAAATACGAAGTGAATGCAAAAATGGTGGTGAATGCAACGGGGGTTTTTGCGGATAAAATCCTAAAAATGGACAACCCTGAAGCATCAAAAATGATCCAGCCAAGTCAGGGGATCCATTTAGTCTTGGATCTTGACTTTTTGGGAGGTAAAGATGCACTGATGATCCCAAAAACCAGAGATGGGAGAGTGCTGTTTGCAGTTCCATGGCATGGAAAGCTTGTGATAGGCACTACTGATACTCTGCGTGAAAAGCCGAAGCTGGAACCTGAAGCACTACAAAAGGAAATTGATTTTGTGCTGGAAACCGCTGCGGGCTATTTGGCTAAGAAGCCGACCAGAGCAGATGTGAAGTCCGTGTTTGCAGGTCTCAGACCTCTCGCAAGACCAAAAGAAGGCAGCACCAAAACCAAAGAGATCTCACGTTCCCACAAAGTGATTTTATCTGAAAGCGGTTTGGTCACATTGACCGGAGGCAAGTGGACGACTTTTAGAAAAATGGGAGAAGATACGGTAGAATATTTCACCCAAGTGACAGGAGAAAAGCTCAAGAAAAGTAAGTCTTTGGATATGAAAATCCATGGTGCCACTAATCGGGTTCCTGCCGGGCATTGGGGCATTTATGGTTTTGATGCCCAGCCTATCCAAGACTTACTAAATGAGAATAAGGCTTGGGAAGCAAAATTACATCCTGATTTTCCCAATATAGAAGCAGAGGTAATCTGGGCTGTAAGGGAAGAGATGGCCGTGAAGGTGGAAGATGTATTGGCGAGGAGGATCCGCATGCTTTTTTTGGATGCTCAGGCTGCCATAGATACAGCTCTCAAAGTGGCCAAGTTGATGGCTGAAGAAATGGGGAAAGATGAACAATGGATAGAGTCGGAATTGGCTGACTTTCACAAGACAGCTTCGAAGTATTTGATAAAAAAATAA
- the glpK gene encoding glycerol kinase GlpK, with translation MSQNKPYLMALDQGTTSSRAILFDKKGKIVSLAQKDFKQHFPKAGWVEHDPNEIWTSQSSVMIESLVNKSIRANQIAGIGITNQRETTIVWDRKTGEAIYNAIVWQDRRTAEYCNELKSQGHAEMVASKTGLIIDAYFSATKIRWILENVEGARERAEAGQLAFGTVDSWLVWKLTAGKTHVTDITNASRTMLFNIHSQEWDRELLNLFEIPDSLLPEVKSCSEVYCETAGDVLSVKIPIAGIAGDQQAALFGQLCTEPGMAKTTYGTGCFLVMNTGKEAVKSKNQLLTTVAWKIGDEINYALEGSVFIGGAAIQWLRDSLELFRHARESERLADSIESNDGVYFVPALSGLGAPHWDQDARGAFFGITRGTTKAHMARAALEAIAYQVYDVLKAMEKDSGKPTQELRVDGGATANSFLMQFQADLLDCEIKRPEIIETTAIGAAFLAGLAVGFWKDQKEINSLWNADKSFTPRMENGEREKLIHFWHKAVERSKNWVEL, from the coding sequence ATGAGCCAAAATAAACCCTATTTAATGGCTTTGGATCAAGGCACGACCAGCTCCAGAGCTATTCTTTTTGATAAAAAGGGCAAGATTGTATCGCTTGCACAAAAAGATTTTAAACAGCATTTCCCAAAGGCAGGTTGGGTGGAGCATGATCCCAATGAAATTTGGACTTCACAGTCTTCTGTGATGATCGAATCACTGGTGAATAAAAGTATCCGGGCAAACCAGATAGCGGGGATCGGAATCACCAACCAGCGGGAGACGACCATCGTCTGGGATAGGAAAACAGGGGAAGCCATCTATAACGCAATTGTCTGGCAAGACCGGAGAACAGCCGAATACTGCAACGAACTCAAGAGCCAAGGACATGCCGAAATGGTGGCTTCGAAGACAGGATTGATTATCGATGCTTATTTCTCTGCGACCAAAATCCGATGGATTCTGGAGAATGTAGAAGGAGCCAGGGAACGGGCTGAGGCAGGGCAACTTGCTTTTGGGACAGTGGACTCTTGGTTGGTCTGGAAGCTTACTGCGGGTAAAACCCATGTCACTGACATTACCAATGCGAGTCGTACCATGCTTTTCAATATCCATTCGCAGGAATGGGACAGAGAATTATTGAATCTATTTGAGATTCCTGACTCGCTTTTGCCGGAGGTGAAGTCATGCAGTGAGGTTTACTGCGAAACAGCCGGGGATGTACTCAGTGTGAAAATTCCAATCGCAGGCATTGCCGGAGATCAGCAGGCGGCACTTTTCGGTCAGCTGTGTACTGAGCCTGGGATGGCTAAAACAACTTATGGTACGGGTTGCTTTTTGGTCATGAATACCGGTAAAGAAGCAGTGAAATCCAAAAATCAATTGCTAACCACAGTTGCCTGGAAGATTGGTGATGAAATCAATTATGCATTGGAGGGATCGGTATTCATTGGAGGAGCGGCAATTCAATGGTTACGGGATAGTCTTGAGCTTTTCAGGCATGCGCGTGAAAGTGAGCGATTGGCTGATAGTATAGAAAGTAATGACGGGGTATATTTTGTCCCTGCACTCTCCGGATTGGGAGCTCCCCATTGGGATCAGGATGCAAGAGGAGCTTTTTTCGGTATCACAAGAGGCACCACCAAAGCCCACATGGCAAGGGCAGCGTTGGAAGCCATTGCTTATCAGGTTTATGATGTACTCAAAGCCATGGAAAAAGACAGCGGAAAACCAACACAGGAGCTTCGGGTGGATGGTGGAGCTACCGCCAACAGCTTTTTGATGCAGTTTCAGGCGGATTTGCTGGATTGTGAAATCAAACGTCCTGAAATCATAGAAACCACGGCAATCGGTGCGGCATTTCTGGCCGGTTTGGCAGTTGGGTTTTGGAAGGATCAGAAAGAGATTAATTCGTTGTGGAATGCAGATAAAAGCTTTACTCCTAGAATGGAAAATGGAGAACGGGAAAAATTGATTCATTTTTGGCATAAAGCGGTTGAACGCTCAAAAAACTGGGTAGAACTATGA
- a CDS encoding MIP/aquaporin family protein, which yields MNVYLAELIGTGLLMLLGSGVVANMLLPKTKGNGGGIMPIATAWALAVFVGVVVAGPYSGAHLNPAVTIGLALTGQFEWALAPGYIMAQVLGAMIGVGIAWLFYKDHYEASDDAGLKAAPFATSPAIRNLPLNFFSEVVGTFVLILVILYNDGVEIGDGSKTPIGMGSLGAIPVAFLVWVIGLSLGGTTGYAINPARDFGPRLMHWILPIKGKGSSDWGYGWVPIMGPCVGAALAAGLYLVAGS from the coding sequence ATGAATGTTTATCTGGCAGAATTAATTGGAACAGGACTTTTAATGTTATTGGGCTCAGGGGTGGTCGCTAACATGCTGTTGCCAAAAACCAAAGGAAATGGAGGAGGCATCATGCCTATCGCTACGGCTTGGGCATTGGCGGTTTTCGTTGGAGTAGTCGTGGCTGGACCGTATAGTGGGGCGCATCTGAATCCTGCAGTTACCATAGGTTTAGCTTTGACTGGCCAATTTGAATGGGCATTGGCTCCGGGGTATATCATGGCTCAGGTGTTGGGAGCAATGATCGGCGTAGGGATTGCTTGGCTATTTTATAAGGATCACTACGAAGCTTCCGATGATGCGGGGCTGAAAGCTGCTCCATTTGCAACTTCACCTGCAATTAGAAATCTTCCCTTGAACTTCTTTTCAGAAGTGGTAGGTACGTTTGTTTTGATTTTAGTCATTCTGTACAACGATGGAGTAGAAATAGGTGACGGCAGCAAAACACCTATTGGCATGGGGTCTTTGGGGGCAATTCCGGTGGCATTTCTGGTTTGGGTGATAGGATTGTCGCTGGGTGGGACCACAGGCTATGCGATCAATCCTGCCCGTGATTTTGGCCCAAGACTGATGCACTGGATTTTGCCTATAAAAGGCAAGGGAAGTTCAGATTGGGGATATGGTTGGGTTCCCATAATGGGTCCCTGTGTAGGAGCAGCTTTGGCGGCGGGACTGTATTTGGTGGCGGGGTCTTAA
- a CDS encoding ATP-binding protein: MHVSRTLFNTLQAKIDFNKSILLLGPRQVGKTTLVKKLAENISSNFLYLNGDEGRVQNSLTEPSISFLRSYLGQSKVVVLDEAQRIPTIGLTLKLIVDNFTDLQLIVTGSSALELSSTINEPLTGRKWEYKMYPLSWMEISRSLGMPEALSSLETYLVYGTYPEVVTQKGNEIPVLTNLATSYLYKDLLNFQGIRKPELLNKILQALAWQVGSEVSYNELSRTVQADKVTVSNYIDLLEKAFIIEKLNPFSRNLRSEISSSRKIYFLDNGIRNAIIGNYAPIPARNDIGALWENYLISERRKMLAYHGFYGQTYFWRTVRGQEINYLEEIDGKLYPFEFKWNPNAKLKIPKTFQETYTSEKPRVIHRDNFWEWLTVYPYKKA; this comes from the coding sequence ATGCATGTATCTCGTACTTTATTTAACACGCTTCAAGCAAAAATAGACTTCAATAAGTCTATTTTGCTACTTGGGCCAAGACAAGTAGGGAAAACTACTCTTGTAAAAAAATTGGCTGAAAATATCTCGTCAAACTTCCTCTATCTCAATGGGGATGAAGGCAGAGTTCAAAATTCCCTAACTGAACCTAGTATTTCTTTTCTCAGGTCTTATTTAGGACAAAGCAAAGTCGTAGTGCTGGATGAAGCACAACGTATTCCCACCATAGGTCTTACCTTAAAGTTGATCGTTGATAACTTTACGGATTTACAATTGATTGTAACAGGATCATCTGCCTTGGAACTTTCCAGCACAATTAATGAGCCGCTTACGGGAAGAAAATGGGAGTATAAAATGTACCCATTAAGCTGGATGGAAATTAGTCGTTCTTTAGGGATGCCTGAAGCGTTAAGCAGTTTGGAGACTTATTTGGTTTATGGAACTTATCCAGAGGTTGTGACCCAAAAAGGCAATGAAATTCCAGTGTTGACCAACCTAGCAACAAGTTATTTGTATAAGGATTTACTGAATTTCCAAGGGATCAGAAAACCTGAACTTTTAAATAAAATATTACAAGCATTGGCTTGGCAAGTAGGCTCTGAAGTAAGCTATAATGAATTAAGTAGGACTGTCCAAGCGGATAAAGTGACTGTGTCAAATTATATTGATCTATTGGAAAAAGCATTTATAATTGAAAAGCTTAATCCATTTTCAAGGAATCTTCGATCCGAAATCAGTTCCAGTAGGAAGATATATTTCCTTGATAATGGTATTAGAAATGCAATCATCGGTAATTATGCTCCAATTCCAGCGAGAAATGATATTGGAGCATTGTGGGAAAATTATCTAATCTCGGAGCGGCGAAAGATGCTAGCCTATCATGGCTTCTATGGACAAACGTATTTTTGGCGCACAGTTCGGGGTCAAGAAATCAATTACCTCGAGGAAATTGACGGGAAACTTTACCCATTTGAATTTAAGTGGAACCCAAACGCAAAGCTTAAAATCCCCAAAACATTTCAAGAGACTTATACTTCTGAAAAACCAAGGGTGATACATCGTGATAATTTTTGGGAATGGCTTACTGTATATCCTTATAAAAAAGCCTGA
- a CDS encoding acyl-CoA dehydrogenase family protein encodes MDFNQNENQRMIAQMIRDFGAKEITPFRKDWDDRQFFPVELFKKLGELGLMGVLIPTQYGGSGFGYLEYVTAIVELSKLDPSVGLSMAAHNSLCSGHIMAFGSEEQKQKYLPKLATCEWLGAWGLTEPNTGSDSGNMRTVAKKEGEYWIINGAKNFITHGVSGDVAVVIARTGEIGDSHGMTAFIVERGTPGFEGGRKEDKLGMRASETAEMIFTDCKIHESQVIGEVGNGFIQSMKVLDGGRISIAALGQGIAEGALEASIQYSKERHQFNKPISSFQGISFKLADMATQVEASRLLIFKAADLKNRGEKVTLAGAQAKYFSSEVAVSVSNEAVQIFGGYGFTKDYPVEKFYRDSKLCTIGEGTSEIQKMVIAREILK; translated from the coding sequence ATGGACTTTAATCAAAATGAAAATCAACGGATGATCGCCCAGATGATCCGTGATTTCGGAGCCAAGGAGATCACGCCATTCCGCAAGGACTGGGATGATCGGCAATTTTTCCCCGTGGAATTATTCAAGAAACTTGGCGAGCTGGGATTGATGGGCGTTTTGATCCCCACCCAATACGGAGGCTCTGGCTTCGGATACTTAGAATACGTGACTGCTATCGTGGAGCTTTCCAAGCTTGACCCTTCAGTCGGACTTTCTATGGCAGCCCACAACTCCCTTTGCTCAGGCCATATAATGGCTTTTGGCTCTGAGGAGCAAAAGCAAAAATACCTTCCCAAACTGGCTACCTGCGAATGGCTGGGTGCCTGGGGACTAACCGAGCCAAACACAGGTTCAGATTCCGGAAACATGCGTACCGTCGCAAAAAAAGAAGGTGAGTATTGGATCATCAACGGGGCAAAGAATTTCATCACCCACGGTGTATCGGGGGATGTTGCTGTTGTCATTGCAAGAACCGGAGAAATTGGCGATTCACATGGAATGACTGCATTTATAGTGGAGCGCGGCACGCCCGGTTTTGAAGGAGGAAGAAAAGAAGACAAACTAGGAATGCGCGCTTCCGAAACCGCAGAGATGATTTTTACCGACTGCAAAATTCACGAAAGTCAGGTAATAGGCGAGGTTGGCAATGGTTTTATCCAATCTATGAAGGTGCTGGATGGCGGCAGAATTTCTATCGCGGCACTTGGCCAGGGAATAGCTGAGGGAGCTTTGGAAGCATCCATTCAATATTCCAAAGAACGGCATCAGTTCAACAAACCTATCAGTTCATTTCAGGGGATTTCATTCAAATTGGCAGATATGGCCACCCAGGTGGAAGCTTCAAGATTACTCATATTCAAGGCGGCAGATCTCAAAAACCGGGGAGAAAAAGTAACCTTGGCCGGCGCTCAGGCTAAATATTTTTCATCTGAAGTCGCTGTGTCCGTCTCCAATGAGGCTGTGCAGATTTTTGGCGGCTATGGTTTTACCAAGGATTATCCGGTGGAAAAATTCTATCGGGACTCCAAACTATGTACCATAGGCGAAGGAACATCAGAGATACAAAAGATGGTAATTGCGAGAGAGATTTTGAAATAA
- a CDS encoding cyclase family protein: MLSLIDWDKGTFKTDFFIIEEIFFMAEIIDLSQEIYEGMPMHHSMAPVNIRVHATHEQWAKEINPQTHTPSALRLEMSEHTGTHVDGLNHMGKEFAAQTIDQMPLSMFYTEGICLDLTHKGLQELISVEDIEQAVQIAGLSILQGDTVLLCTDHYRKYFGTDNWDKGPGLTVEATRWLGKQGISAFGVETMSPGIPKLTNQEVHQICGEMGFTHYENLINLHLLIDRGRFRFIGLPLKIRGGTGSPVRAVAVFE, translated from the coding sequence ATGTTGTCATTAATTGATTGGGATAAGGGAACCTTTAAGACTGATTTTTTTATTATTGAAGAAATATTTTTTATGGCGGAAATCATTGACCTATCACAGGAAATATACGAGGGGATGCCTATGCACCATAGCATGGCTCCTGTCAACATCCGTGTTCACGCCACGCATGAGCAATGGGCAAAGGAAATAAATCCCCAAACCCATACCCCAAGTGCACTCAGGCTCGAGATGAGTGAGCATACAGGTACCCATGTCGATGGGCTCAATCACATGGGGAAAGAATTTGCTGCGCAGACGATAGATCAAATGCCGCTTTCCATGTTTTATACAGAGGGTATTTGTCTGGATTTAACCCATAAGGGATTGCAGGAATTAATTTCCGTGGAGGATATTGAGCAGGCAGTTCAAATAGCCGGATTGTCTATTCTCCAAGGCGATACTGTTTTACTTTGCACGGATCATTATCGGAAATATTTCGGCACAGATAACTGGGACAAAGGTCCCGGACTCACTGTCGAAGCTACCCGCTGGCTTGGCAAACAAGGGATTTCCGCCTTTGGAGTAGAGACAATGTCTCCGGGAATCCCCAAGCTTACCAACCAAGAAGTGCATCAAATCTGCGGAGAGATGGGATTTACCCATTACGAAAATTTAATCAACCTCCACCTTTTGATTGATAGAGGTAGATTTAGGTTTATAGGGCTTCCTCTGAAGATCAGAGGCGGAACCGGCTCTCCGGTACGTGCAGTGGCTGTGTTTGAATAA
- a CDS encoding inositol oxygenase family protein codes for METTEKEFRNYDHVDVKAAVKEHYRKMRMYQTYDYVQRMKSKYLKFDKPMSLWDAMEKLNALIDVSDPDLDLPNVQHLIQSAEALRHDNRPDWMQLVGLIHDLGKVMYLFGSDEDGTSQDEQWGLVGDVFVVGAKLPDTCVYPEFNELNPDMKDPRYNTELGIYEKGCGLDNLQLAWGHDEYFYQVLRNHKENTIPEAGMVMVRYHSFYPWHNGGSYSQFEAPQDAQYKEWILDFNRYDLYTKSPKIYDLDDVKDYYLPIAEKYLGKGPINW; via the coding sequence ATGGAAACTACAGAAAAGGAATTCAGGAATTACGATCACGTGGACGTGAAAGCTGCCGTAAAGGAGCACTATCGTAAAATGCGCATGTATCAGACTTATGATTATGTGCAGCGGATGAAATCCAAGTATCTCAAATTTGACAAGCCGATGAGTCTTTGGGATGCTATGGAAAAACTCAATGCACTGATCGATGTCAGCGATCCGGATCTTGATTTGCCAAATGTGCAGCATTTGATCCAGTCTGCGGAGGCTTTGAGGCATGACAACCGTCCTGATTGGATGCAGCTCGTAGGTTTGATCCATGACCTCGGCAAGGTCATGTATTTATTTGGAAGTGATGAAGACGGCACGAGTCAGGATGAGCAATGGGGACTCGTAGGAGATGTATTCGTAGTTGGTGCAAAATTGCCTGACACCTGCGTCTATCCTGAGTTCAATGAGCTAAATCCGGACATGAAAGATCCCCGCTACAATACAGAATTGGGGATTTACGAGAAGGGCTGCGGTTTGGACAATCTACAACTGGCCTGGGGACATGATGAGTATTTCTACCAAGTACTGAGAAACCACAAAGAAAACACAATCCCTGAAGCAGGAATGGTGATGGTGCGCTATCATTCTTTTTATCCTTGGCACAATGGCGGAAGTTACTCCCAGTTTGAAGCTCCGCAGGATGCACAATACAAAGAATGGATTCTCGACTTCAATCGATACGATCTATATACCAAATCTCCAAAAATCTATGATTTGGATGACGTGAAAGACTATTACCTGCCGATTGCCGAGAAATATCTGGGAAAAGGCCCGATTAACTGGTAA
- a CDS encoding solute:sodium symporter family transporter, with product MLTLFSFLAFTGFVAIYSTWMLRKQNLQTQDGYFLGGRSLTGVVIAGSMLLTNISTEHLVGMNGSAYKNGAIIIAWEVTSAIALVIGALYFIPKYLRMGLTTIPEFLEKRFDKMTQALISLLLIISFVVTLLPIVLYTGAINIESIFDISETLGITQTEGIWLTVVVVGVIGAVYAIFGGLKMVAYTDTINGFGLLIAGLLVPVFALWDIGDGNILDGLAKVFNNAPEKFNVISKEPSIGPGSRDSILPFEVLFTGLIINQLYFWTMHQSIVQRALGAVSLKEAQKGLLFTGILKILIPLVIVLPGIIGFYYFGDTLFNAQDSVYPELVKRVLPPWMTGFFVAVIMGAILSTFNSALNSAATIFSLDIFKVYINKAAKEGQLVRIGKWVSAILAVVSILVAPFVANAPAGLYQLLQQLNGIFFIPMATVIIAGFFFPRVSAAGAKAGLIFGLGFYILMDLILQVNIHFVHIWGIEFILNLIVMHLVSAKYPVTVPFVMADSGKLSIIPWKHAKTLGWILIAITVIIYVILGTIA from the coding sequence GTGCTTACACTTTTCAGTTTCTTAGCTTTTACAGGCTTTGTAGCCATCTACTCCACGTGGATGCTACGCAAACAAAATCTTCAGACCCAAGACGGTTATTTCCTAGGCGGCCGCAGCCTAACGGGCGTGGTCATTGCCGGCTCTATGCTGCTTACCAATATTTCCACCGAGCATCTCGTGGGGATGAACGGTTCGGCTTACAAAAATGGAGCAATTATTATCGCTTGGGAAGTTACTTCGGCGATCGCATTGGTGATCGGCGCGCTGTATTTTATCCCAAAATACCTGAGAATGGGACTGACTACCATTCCCGAGTTTTTGGAGAAAAGGTTTGATAAAATGACACAGGCGTTGATATCCCTGCTGCTGATTATCTCCTTTGTGGTGACACTGCTGCCAATCGTACTCTACACTGGAGCGATTAATATTGAATCTATATTCGACATTTCGGAAACGCTGGGAATTACCCAGACAGAGGGAATTTGGCTCACTGTTGTCGTGGTGGGAGTGATCGGTGCAGTTTATGCGATTTTTGGAGGATTGAAAATGGTGGCTTACACAGATACGATTAATGGTTTTGGGTTGCTTATTGCCGGATTGTTGGTTCCTGTTTTTGCGCTTTGGGATATAGGAGATGGAAATATTCTTGATGGTCTGGCGAAAGTGTTCAACAATGCGCCTGAAAAATTTAATGTGATCAGTAAGGAGCCCTCAATTGGCCCAGGATCCAGAGATTCTATTCTGCCTTTTGAAGTGTTATTCACGGGCTTGATCATCAATCAGCTGTATTTCTGGACCATGCATCAATCCATTGTGCAGCGGGCTTTGGGAGCGGTGAGTCTGAAAGAAGCCCAAAAAGGCTTGTTATTCACAGGGATTTTAAAGATCCTGATCCCCCTGGTGATTGTATTGCCGGGCATCATTGGTTTCTATTATTTCGGAGACACACTATTCAATGCTCAAGACAGCGTCTATCCGGAGCTAGTCAAGCGGGTACTCCCTCCTTGGATGACAGGCTTTTTTGTCGCAGTGATTATGGGAGCGATTTTGAGCACTTTCAACAGTGCTTTGAACAGCGCAGCGACCATCTTCAGCTTGGATATTTTCAAGGTCTATATCAACAAAGCTGCTAAAGAAGGTCAGCTTGTTCGGATTGGCAAGTGGGTTTCGGCTATTCTGGCTGTGGTATCTATTCTTGTAGCCCCCTTTGTGGCAAATGCTCCGGCCGGTCTTTATCAACTCTTGCAGCAACTCAACGGAATTTTCTTTATCCCTATGGCCACGGTAATTATTGCCGGATTCTTTTTCCCAAGAGTTTCGGCAGCAGGAGCTAAAGCCGGGCTGATCTTTGGGTTGGGATTCTACATTCTGATGGATCTGATACTTCAAGTCAATATTCATTTCGTCCACATCTGGGGCATAGAATTTATCCTCAATCTGATCGTCATGCATCTGGTGTCGGCAAAATACCCAGTTACCGTCCCATTTGTAATGGCAGATTCAGGTAAGTTGAGCATCATCCCCTGGAAACATGCCAAAACTTTGGGCTGGATTTTGATTGCAATCACAGTTATTATTTATGTAATTTTAGGTACAATCGCTTAA